One segment of Ziziphus jujuba cultivar Dongzao chromosome 12, ASM3175591v1 DNA contains the following:
- the LOC132800235 gene encoding uncharacterized protein LOC132800235, with product MEDHIVNHPGHNHLLRELGRGTVFLDGGRACSVCNRVLGYHQNVFYCPEEGCEYFLHSWCAYWGCKDDYYSDQIDHPLHPQHPLTLSLYYYFCKQTRTSGLLLHCAPCDFYLDFFCAREFEDKKQLLSQYEVQHFFHKKHALLPHRHSFYSFSSSGYERYHYFSSPSGSHFCGACGIGIYDGEHVLKCSGRGCEDYYLHVGCFRVPEEMKHPLHPQHTLTLVPRSIIQVGDEDKGEALTSKTYYHPSFKNRIQGGEEDTYYHPSFKHRIQGGDEEEEQKLRCGACNNLIKRNAFALNCNQCSRGGFAFDMRCAFLNPTVKYDRHDQHLLAHYNHIDVQDALCAACNKRCLWNLYRRFACNFNIHKACLSC from the exons ATGGAGGATCATATTGTTAACCATCCGGGGCACAATCATCTATTGAGGGAATTGGGAAGGGGAACTGTTTTTCTGGACGGTGGTCGTGCATGCTCCGTATGCAACCGAGTGTTGGGATATCACCAGAATGTGTTTTACTGCCCAGAAGAGGGGTGTGAGTATTTCTTACACTCGTGGTGTGCTTACTGGGGATGTAAGGATGATTATTATTCAGATCAGATAGACCACCCTCTACACCCTCAACACCCACTTACTCTTTCACTCTACTACTA CTTCTGCAAGCAAACAAGAACTTCAGGCTTGTTACTCCACTGTGCTCCCTGTGATTTCTACCTTGACTTTTTTTGTGCACGAGAGTTTGAAGACAAGAAGCAGTTACTTTCTCAATATGAGGTTCAACATTTCTTCCATAAAAAACATGCCTTGTTGCCTCATCGTCAttcattttattcattttcgtCCTCCGGTTATGAGcgttatcattatttttcttcacCTTCCGGCTCCCATTTTTGTGGAGCGTGCGGCATCGGCATTTATGATGGTGAGCACGTCTTGAAATGCAGTGGCAGGGGATGTGAGGATTATTATCTCCATGTGGGCTGTTTTCGAGTCCCGGAAGAGATGAAACATCCGTTGCATCCCCAACACACTCTCACTCTTGTTCCAAGATCTATTATTCAAGTTGGAGACGAAGACAAAGGAGAAGCCCTTACATCCAAAACATACTATCACCCTTCTTTTAAGAACAGGATTCAAGGTGGAGAAGAAGACACATACTATCACCCTTCTTTTAAGCACAGGATTCAAGGTGGAGACGAAGAGGAAGAGCAAAAGCTTCGATGTGGCGCATGTAACAATCTAATCAAGAGGAATGCATTTGCGCTCAACTGTAACCAGTGTTCCCGAGGAGGTTTCGCTTTTGACATGAGATGTGCTTTTCTAAATCCCACTGTCAAATACGACCGTCATGATCAGCATCTTCTGGCACATTATAATCATATAGATGTGCAAGATGCTCTCTGTGCTGCCTGTAATAAGCGCTGCCTCTGGAATTTGTACCGTCGTTTTGCCTGCAATTTCAATATCCACAAAGCATGTCTCTCGTGTTAA